A region of Paractinoplanes abujensis DNA encodes the following proteins:
- the cimA gene encoding citramalate synthase, with protein MEYQVFDTTLRDGGQREGISYSVADKLAVAKLLDEFGVGFIEGGWPGAMPKDTEFFQRAKTELDLQNAVLVAFGATRKAGVDVAQDPQVRALLDAETPVVCVVAKSDIRHVERALRTTGDENLAMVRDTVRHLVANGRRAFVDCEHFFDGFRHDPEYTASVVRTAIDAGAERVIMCDTNGGMLPSMITKAITEVVERTGVSADLLGIHCQNDTSCAVANTVAAVEAGVKHFQCTANGYGERPGNADLFATVSNIQLKLGLQVLPDGCLEKATRVSSALAEIANIAPDTHQAYVGAAAFAHKAGLHASAIKVDPLLYNHVDPSVVGNDMRILVTEMAGRASIELKSRELGIDLAGHPETLSTVTQRVKDLEAGGWSFEAADASFELLVRSELPGESFARPFSLESYRVQVEHREDGSVVSEATVKVRVRGERVIATAEGNGPVNALDEALRAGLTQYYPQLKNFELTDFKVRILEGSHGTNAITRVLLETGDGERDWTTVGVHENIVEASWVALVDALTYGLAE; from the coding sequence ATGGAGTACCAGGTCTTCGACACGACGTTGCGCGACGGCGGGCAGCGTGAGGGGATCAGCTACTCGGTCGCCGACAAGCTGGCGGTCGCGAAGCTGCTGGACGAATTCGGTGTGGGGTTCATCGAGGGCGGCTGGCCCGGCGCGATGCCCAAGGACACGGAGTTCTTCCAGCGCGCCAAGACCGAGCTCGACCTGCAGAACGCGGTGCTCGTGGCGTTCGGCGCGACCCGCAAGGCCGGCGTCGACGTGGCGCAGGACCCGCAGGTGCGGGCCCTGCTCGACGCCGAGACGCCGGTGGTCTGCGTGGTCGCCAAGAGCGACATCAGGCACGTCGAGCGCGCGCTGCGCACGACCGGCGACGAGAACCTGGCCATGGTCCGCGACACCGTACGGCACCTGGTCGCCAACGGCCGCCGCGCGTTCGTCGACTGCGAGCACTTCTTCGACGGTTTCCGCCACGACCCCGAGTACACGGCGAGCGTCGTCCGTACGGCCATCGACGCCGGGGCCGAGCGCGTGATCATGTGTGACACCAACGGCGGCATGCTGCCCTCGATGATCACCAAGGCCATCACCGAGGTCGTCGAGCGTACGGGGGTCTCGGCCGATCTCCTCGGCATCCACTGCCAGAACGACACCTCGTGCGCGGTGGCCAACACGGTCGCCGCGGTGGAGGCGGGGGTCAAGCACTTCCAGTGCACCGCGAACGGATACGGCGAACGGCCCGGCAACGCGGACCTGTTCGCCACGGTCAGCAACATCCAGCTCAAGCTCGGGCTGCAGGTCCTACCGGACGGCTGCCTGGAGAAGGCGACGCGGGTGTCCTCCGCGCTCGCCGAAATCGCCAATATCGCCCCCGACACCCACCAGGCCTACGTCGGGGCCGCGGCCTTCGCCCACAAGGCGGGGTTGCACGCGAGTGCGATCAAGGTGGATCCGCTGCTCTACAACCACGTCGACCCGTCGGTTGTGGGCAACGACATGCGGATCCTGGTGACCGAGATGGCCGGCCGGGCCAGCATCGAGCTCAAGAGCCGCGAGCTCGGGATCGACCTGGCCGGCCATCCGGAGACGCTGAGCACCGTCACCCAGCGGGTCAAGGACCTGGAGGCGGGCGGCTGGTCGTTCGAGGCCGCCGACGCGTCGTTCGAGCTGCTCGTGCGCAGCGAATTGCCGGGTGAGAGCTTCGCCCGCCCGTTCAGCCTGGAGTCGTACCGGGTGCAGGTGGAGCACCGCGAGGACGGTTCCGTGGTCTCCGAGGCGACGGTCAAGGTCCGCGTACGGGGGGAGCGCGTGATCGCCACCGCCGAGGGCAACGGCCCCGTCAACGCGCTCGACGAGGCCCTGCGGGCCGGGCTGACCCAGTACTACCCGCAGCTCAAGAACTTCGAGCTGACCGATTTCAAGGTACGCATCCTCGAGGGCAGCCACGGCACCAACGCGATCACGCGCGTGCTGCTGGAAACCGGCGACGGCGAGCGCGACTGGACCACTGTCGGCGTGCACGAGAACATCGTCGAGGCCAGCTGGGTCGCGCTGGTCGACGCCCTGACCTACGGCCTGGCCGAGTAG
- a CDS encoding PAS domain S-box protein — protein MLRALEWMVLGFGSAAAIVFGVRRYRPARVGPWLLLAGALVASTAGDVLTAVGRPGAADICFYVMFVLIAWSLLRFTGIGAILVDRARLIDLLAFGCSTLLVVWVFVVGDAGRIGGVSGAYVIGALLLLAVVARVLVAVGRNLSAVLLVAGAVGVLVSDIAQPLWPGRWSELGFVVLYLAWGAAALHPSMVRLTEPAVPRPSPWRGHWAALLGISVATPPVVLLVEAVQGSVADGVVIAVAGAVTLLLTITRLTDSVTLNGQALTRERGLRQASAALVTATDAEAVEGAVRAAVAQLMPPGAVCRSVLAGDDRQLAREVATGPSSRSWWVEGGDDDSATLVCPLWLEPLAVARPGGGALVLVGRRDVLAATRDTLEVLAAQAALALERITLVEAVGRRDSDLYLRTVIRNSGDIMVVIDEDQRIRYASPSLRDLLGADDLPPLATLDDLVDPDDRHRLRQALGGSGDGVLFCSLVRADGTRAPVEATYRDLRGDRLVQGFVVTVRDFPPRHEPAETLSHGAVPVPAGLNRRSARDKFRY, from the coding sequence GTGTTGAGGGCTCTGGAATGGATGGTGCTGGGCTTCGGTAGCGCGGCGGCCATCGTTTTCGGTGTGCGTCGTTACCGGCCCGCCCGCGTCGGGCCCTGGCTGCTCCTGGCCGGCGCCCTCGTGGCGAGCACCGCGGGCGATGTGTTGACCGCGGTGGGCCGGCCCGGCGCGGCCGACATCTGCTTCTACGTCATGTTCGTGCTGATCGCGTGGAGTCTGCTGCGGTTCACCGGCATCGGCGCGATTCTCGTCGACCGGGCCCGGCTGATCGACCTGCTGGCCTTCGGGTGCTCGACGCTGCTGGTGGTCTGGGTGTTCGTCGTGGGCGACGCGGGCCGGATCGGCGGCGTCTCGGGGGCGTACGTCATCGGCGCCCTGCTGCTCCTCGCGGTGGTGGCCCGGGTGCTGGTCGCCGTGGGCCGCAACCTTTCGGCCGTGCTGCTGGTCGCCGGCGCGGTGGGGGTGCTGGTCAGCGACATCGCGCAGCCGCTGTGGCCGGGCCGGTGGAGCGAGTTGGGGTTCGTGGTGCTCTACCTGGCTTGGGGAGCCGCGGCGCTGCATCCGTCGATGGTGCGGCTCACCGAGCCCGCGGTGCCGCGCCCGAGCCCGTGGCGCGGGCATTGGGCGGCGCTGTTGGGCATCTCCGTCGCCACTCCGCCGGTGGTGCTGCTGGTCGAGGCCGTGCAAGGCAGCGTCGCCGACGGCGTGGTGATCGCCGTCGCCGGGGCGGTCACGCTGCTGCTGACGATCACCCGGCTGACCGATTCGGTGACCCTGAACGGCCAGGCCCTGACCCGCGAACGCGGGCTCCGGCAGGCGAGCGCCGCGCTGGTCACCGCCACCGACGCCGAGGCCGTGGAGGGGGCCGTCCGGGCCGCTGTCGCCCAGCTGATGCCGCCCGGCGCGGTCTGCCGGAGTGTTCTCGCCGGCGACGACCGTCAGCTCGCGCGGGAGGTGGCGACCGGCCCGTCGTCGCGCAGCTGGTGGGTCGAGGGCGGGGACGACGACTCCGCCACGCTGGTCTGCCCGCTCTGGCTGGAGCCGCTCGCCGTCGCCCGGCCCGGCGGCGGCGCCCTGGTCCTGGTGGGCCGCCGCGACGTCCTCGCCGCCACCCGCGACACCCTCGAGGTGCTGGCCGCGCAGGCCGCCCTCGCGCTGGAGCGCATCACCCTGGTCGAGGCGGTCGGCCGGCGCGACAGCGACCTCTATCTGCGCACAGTGATCCGCAACAGCGGGGACATCATGGTCGTGATCGACGAGGACCAGCGCATCCGGTACGCCAGTCCGTCGCTACGTGACCTGCTCGGCGCCGACGACCTGCCACCACTGGCCACTCTCGATGATCTGGTGGACCCGGACGATCGCCATCGGTTGCGTCAGGCCCTCGGCGGCTCCGGCGACGGCGTGCTGTTCTGCTCGCTGGTGCGGGCCGACGGCACCCGGGCGCCGGTCGAGGCAACGTATCGCGACCTGCGCGGGGATCGCCTGGTCCAGGGGTTTGTGGTGACCGTGCGGGATTTCCCCCCGCGCCATGAGCCGGCCGAGACGCTGTCTCATGGCGCCGTCCCTGTCCCCGCCGGGCTCAACCGGCGCAGCGCCCGCGACAAGTTCCGCTACTAG
- a CDS encoding RidA family protein, producing MRIFSGSVFEEQIGYARAVVSGDHVYVSGTTGFDYATMTIPDGVVEQAQQAIDNIAAALAEAGCELSDVVRVRYLLPAREDFEPCWPVLRQAFGEIRPAATMMVCGLADPRMRIEIEVDARVSPPR from the coding sequence GTGCGAATCTTCAGCGGTTCGGTGTTCGAGGAGCAGATCGGGTACGCCCGAGCCGTGGTGTCCGGCGACCATGTGTACGTCTCCGGCACCACGGGCTTCGACTACGCCACGATGACCATCCCCGACGGCGTGGTCGAGCAGGCCCAGCAGGCGATCGACAACATCGCGGCCGCCCTGGCCGAGGCCGGGTGCGAGCTGTCCGACGTCGTACGGGTGCGGTATCTGCTGCCGGCCCGCGAGGACTTCGAGCCCTGCTGGCCCGTCCTGCGCCAGGCCTTCGGCGAGATCCGCCCGGCCGCCACCATGATGGTGTGCGGCCTGGCGGACCCGCGCATGCGGATCGAGATCGAGGTCGACGCTAGGGTTTCGCCTCCTCGCTGA
- a CDS encoding tyrosine-protein phosphatase, with product MAVEQFPRNLGFSATYNFRDVGGYPGLDGRTVRWRRLFRSDALHRLGEDDAAAFEALGVRTVIDLRRPFEIEKYGRVAERYGLAYENLVLNHVDWETIDHPDEVVHERWLADRYLNFAEDGREAILASLRIIADPAQAPVIVHCMAGKDRTGTVCALALSLLGVSDEDIAADYALTTQAMQPLTDYLLEKHPSAVLGKEHMWDSPPAAMRMFLDDLRALHGSVENYVAEIGLTDQQVAAMRAHLLEPA from the coding sequence GTGGCAGTCGAACAGTTCCCCCGCAACCTCGGCTTCTCGGCGACCTACAACTTCCGCGACGTGGGCGGTTACCCCGGTCTCGACGGGCGTACGGTCCGCTGGCGCCGGCTCTTCCGGTCCGACGCGCTGCACCGGCTCGGCGAGGACGACGCGGCCGCGTTCGAGGCGCTCGGCGTGCGCACGGTGATCGACCTGCGCCGGCCGTTCGAGATCGAGAAGTACGGCCGGGTGGCCGAGCGCTACGGGCTGGCCTATGAAAATCTGGTGCTCAACCACGTCGACTGGGAGACGATCGACCACCCCGACGAGGTCGTGCACGAGCGCTGGCTGGCCGACCGCTACCTGAACTTCGCCGAGGACGGACGCGAGGCGATCCTGGCCTCGCTGCGCATCATCGCCGACCCCGCGCAGGCCCCGGTGATCGTGCACTGCATGGCGGGCAAGGACCGTACGGGCACGGTTTGCGCCTTGGCCTTGTCGCTGCTGGGTGTGTCCGACGAGGACATCGCGGCCGACTACGCCCTGACCACGCAGGCGATGCAGCCGCTCACGGACTACCTGCTGGAGAAGCACCCGTCGGCAGTGCTGGGCAAGGAGCACATGTGGGACTCCCCGCCGGCCGCCATGCGGATGTTCCTCGACGACCTGCGCGCCCTGCACGGCTCGGTGGAGAACTACGTGGCCGAGATCGGCCTGACCGACCAGCAGGTGGCCGCTATGCGCGCCCACCTGCTGGAGCCGGCATAA
- a CDS encoding Imm50 family immunity protein, translating to MTGWTQALGNPEGILAVYGGEPPELAAVHVHEVTLHRDGPSLTVTVDLPVFPARPPAKWVRERYDVVQIQLRFFGLTDVELRGFGTDPMADIVLSPGDPVRVEIVSPVLTLTASAGFVDVAGISAYQAAGSR from the coding sequence ATGACCGGATGGACGCAAGCACTCGGCAACCCGGAGGGCATCCTCGCCGTCTACGGCGGTGAGCCGCCGGAACTGGCCGCTGTTCACGTCCACGAGGTGACGCTCCACCGTGACGGTCCTTCGCTGACCGTCACGGTGGACCTGCCGGTGTTCCCAGCCCGGCCACCGGCGAAATGGGTCCGGGAGCGTTACGACGTGGTGCAGATACAGCTCAGGTTCTTCGGGCTGACCGACGTCGAGCTGCGTGGGTTCGGCACCGACCCGATGGCGGACATCGTGCTCAGTCCCGGTGACCCGGTGCGGGTCGAGATCGTCTCGCCCGTGCTGACCCTGACGGCGTCGGCCGGTTTCGTCGACGTGGCCGGAATTTCCGCATATCAGGCAGCCGGCTCTCGGTGA
- a CDS encoding branched-chain amino acid aminotransferase, with translation MSGGDNLEFEIRPNPAPVADAERSALLANPGFGRIFTDHMVTIRYADGKGWYEPRVEARAPIPMDPASAVLHYAQEIFEGLKAYTLPDGGIAMFRPDANATRFAQSAQRMAMPQLPEETFLQSLREIIAIDRSWLPPGDEGSLYLRPFAYASEVFLGVRPSMEYLYLVIASPVGPYFSGGVKPVSVWVTPDFTRAAPGGTGAAKCGGNYAAGLSAQAEAIENGCDQVVYLDAVERKYIDELGGMNVFFVLDDNSLATPPLTGTILPGITRDSVIKLAERAGRKVVERPVSLDEWRTGAASGAIREAFACGTAAVITPIGSVKYAGGGFTVADGGTGEVTSELRKQLVDIQRGRAEDPFGWVHRVL, from the coding sequence ATGAGCGGTGGTGACAACCTCGAGTTCGAGATCCGTCCGAACCCGGCACCCGTGGCAGATGCCGAGCGCTCCGCGCTCCTCGCCAACCCCGGCTTCGGCCGCATCTTCACCGACCACATGGTCACGATCCGGTATGCCGACGGCAAAGGGTGGTACGAGCCCCGCGTCGAGGCCCGGGCCCCGATCCCGATGGACCCGGCGTCCGCCGTCCTGCACTACGCGCAAGAGATCTTCGAAGGCCTGAAGGCGTACACGCTGCCCGACGGCGGCATCGCGATGTTCCGGCCCGACGCGAACGCGACCCGTTTCGCTCAGTCGGCCCAGCGCATGGCCATGCCGCAGCTGCCCGAGGAGACGTTCCTGCAGTCGCTGCGCGAAATCATCGCCATCGACCGTTCCTGGCTCCCGCCGGGCGACGAGGGCAGCCTCTACCTGCGCCCGTTCGCGTACGCCAGCGAGGTCTTCCTGGGGGTGCGGCCCTCGATGGAATACCTGTATCTGGTGATCGCGTCCCCGGTCGGGCCCTACTTCTCGGGCGGCGTCAAGCCGGTGTCGGTCTGGGTGACCCCCGACTTCACCCGCGCGGCCCCCGGCGGCACCGGCGCGGCCAAGTGCGGCGGCAACTACGCGGCCGGGCTGTCGGCCCAGGCCGAAGCCATCGAGAACGGCTGCGACCAGGTCGTCTATCTCGACGCGGTCGAGCGCAAATACATCGACGAGCTCGGCGGCATGAACGTGTTCTTCGTGCTCGACGACAACAGTCTGGCCACGCCGCCGCTGACCGGCACGATCCTGCCCGGCATCACCCGCGACTCGGTGATCAAGCTGGCCGAGCGGGCCGGCCGCAAGGTGGTCGAGCGCCCGGTGAGCTTGGACGAGTGGCGTACGGGGGCCGCTTCGGGCGCCATCCGTGAGGCCTTCGCCTGCGGCACCGCGGCCGTGATCACCCCGATCGGCTCGGTCAAGTACGCCGGCGGCGGATTCACGGTCGCCGACGGCGGCACCGGCGAGGTCACCTCCGAGCTGCGCAAGCAGCTGGTCGACATCCAGCGCGGCCGCGCCGAGGACCCGTTCGGCTGGGTCCACCGGGTGCTCTGA
- the thrS gene encoding threonine--tRNA ligase, whose protein sequence is MHADHRKLGRELDLFDSDPLIGAGLPFWLPAGAAARHAVESYLHELERRHGYQHVYSPALGKRQLFEKSGHWRNFAEDMFPPMAMGGDELVLRPSQCPHHALIYKSRGRSYRDLPLRIAELGPMYRAERSGVLGGLSRVRAIQLNDAHIFCAAEQAAAEVADVLGLMRQVHAALGIEPSSFQLSLRGEGKQYGGDEAGWASAEALLREALEVQGIPFQAVRGEAAFYGPKIDVQVADSAGREWSLATVQIDYHQPEAFDLEYADSSGGRSRPVMIHRSLAGSLERLFAHLIEVHDGAFPLWYSPVQLAVLPVSESESPEADALAREAIAAGLRVSVAHEGSIGARIREAAESRIPYAGIIGKREAPDGLVALRHRDGRQVPAMPVAAAIRKLSEEAKP, encoded by the coding sequence ATGCACGCCGACCATCGCAAGCTCGGGCGGGAGCTCGACCTGTTCGACTCCGATCCGCTGATCGGGGCGGGGCTGCCGTTCTGGCTGCCCGCCGGCGCCGCGGCTCGGCACGCGGTCGAGTCCTATCTGCATGAGCTGGAGCGCCGCCACGGCTACCAGCACGTGTATTCGCCCGCACTCGGCAAGCGGCAACTGTTCGAGAAATCGGGGCACTGGCGCAATTTCGCCGAGGACATGTTTCCGCCGATGGCCATGGGCGGGGACGAGCTGGTGCTGCGGCCCAGCCAGTGCCCGCATCACGCGCTGATCTACAAGTCGCGCGGGCGGTCCTATCGTGATCTGCCGTTGCGGATCGCCGAGCTGGGGCCGATGTATCGGGCCGAGCGCTCGGGGGTGCTGGGCGGCTTGTCCCGGGTGCGGGCGATCCAGCTCAACGACGCCCACATCTTCTGCGCCGCCGAGCAGGCCGCGGCGGAGGTGGCCGACGTGCTGGGGCTGATGCGCCAGGTGCATGCGGCGCTGGGCATCGAGCCGTCCTCGTTCCAGCTGTCGCTGCGGGGCGAAGGCAAGCAGTACGGCGGCGACGAGGCGGGCTGGGCTTCCGCCGAGGCCCTGCTGCGCGAAGCACTCGAAGTCCAGGGCATCCCGTTCCAGGCCGTGCGGGGGGAGGCGGCCTTCTACGGACCGAAGATCGACGTGCAGGTGGCCGACTCCGCCGGTCGGGAGTGGAGCCTGGCCACCGTTCAGATCGACTACCACCAGCCGGAGGCGTTCGACCTGGAGTACGCCGACTCGTCCGGCGGGCGATCGAGGCCGGTCATGATTCATCGCAGCCTCGCGGGCTCGCTGGAGCGGCTGTTCGCGCACCTGATCGAGGTGCACGACGGCGCCTTCCCGCTCTGGTACTCCCCCGTGCAGCTGGCCGTGCTGCCCGTCTCGGAATCCGAGTCCCCGGAGGCCGACGCGCTGGCCCGGGAAGCGATCGCCGCCGGGTTGCGGGTCTCGGTGGCCCATGAAGGTTCCATCGGCGCGCGCATCCGGGAGGCCGCGGAGAGCCGGATCCCGTACGCGGGAATCATCGGCAAGCGGGAGGCGCCGGACGGCCTGGTCGCGCTGCGGCACCGCGACGGCCGCCAGGTGCCCGCGATGCCGGTGGCCGCCGCGATCCGCAAGCTCAGCGAGGAGGCGAAACCCTAG
- a CDS encoding 3-isopropylmalate dehydrogenase, whose translation MARIAVVAGDGIGTEVTAQAQKVVEAVLPGTEFNDYDLGARFYNRTGEVLPQAIQDELARHDAILLGAIGDPSVPPGVLERGLLLKLRFDFDQYVNLRPSKLWPGTTSPLAGIKPGEIDMVVVREGVEGLYVGAGGVLHKDTPAEIATEESLNTRHGVERVVRDAFARAQRRERRHVTMVHKTNVLTKAGGLWARTFAAVAAEFPEVTTEYQHIDAASMFMVSNPQRYDVVVTDNLFGDILTDIAAAVTGGIGMAASGSVNPERTYPSTFEPVHGSAPDIAGQGIADPAAAILSASLLLEHLGHHDEARRVSEAVAAEVASRTPGAPLRTAEVGDRIAAAL comes from the coding sequence GTGGCGCGGATCGCGGTGGTGGCCGGCGACGGCATCGGTACCGAGGTGACCGCGCAGGCTCAGAAGGTCGTCGAGGCCGTACTGCCGGGCACCGAGTTCAACGACTACGACCTCGGCGCGCGGTTCTACAACCGCACCGGTGAGGTGCTGCCCCAGGCCATCCAGGACGAGCTGGCCCGGCACGACGCCATCCTGCTCGGTGCCATCGGCGACCCGAGTGTGCCGCCGGGCGTGCTCGAGCGCGGCCTGCTGCTCAAGCTCCGCTTCGACTTCGACCAGTACGTGAACTTGCGCCCGTCCAAGCTCTGGCCCGGCACGACCAGCCCGCTGGCCGGCATCAAGCCGGGCGAGATCGACATGGTTGTGGTGCGCGAGGGCGTCGAGGGTCTCTACGTCGGCGCCGGCGGCGTCCTGCACAAGGACACCCCCGCCGAGATCGCGACCGAGGAGAGCCTCAACACGCGGCACGGCGTCGAGCGGGTCGTCCGTGACGCGTTCGCCCGGGCCCAGCGGCGCGAGCGCCGCCACGTGACGATGGTCCACAAGACCAACGTGCTGACCAAGGCGGGCGGCCTCTGGGCGCGCACCTTCGCGGCCGTCGCGGCCGAGTTCCCCGAGGTCACGACGGAATACCAGCACATCGACGCGGCCAGCATGTTCATGGTCAGCAACCCCCAGCGGTACGACGTGGTCGTGACCGACAACCTCTTCGGTGACATCCTCACCGACATCGCCGCGGCCGTTACCGGCGGCATCGGCATGGCGGCCAGCGGCTCCGTCAACCCGGAGCGCACCTACCCGTCGACGTTCGAGCCGGTGCACGGCTCCGCGCCGGACATCGCCGGTCAGGGCATCGCCGACCCGGCGGCCGCCATCCTCTCCGCATCGCTTCTGCTCGAGCACCTCGGCCACCACGACGAGGCCCGCCGAGTATCCGAGGCGGTCGCAGCCGAGGTCGCGTCCCGCACCCCGGGCGCGCCGCTGCGCACCGCCGAGGTCGGCGACCGTATCGCCGCCGCGCTGTAA
- the arfB gene encoding alternative ribosome rescue aminoacyl-tRNA hydrolase ArfB has protein sequence MLGGVVDDVRVNDRLTIPAAELAWRFSRSGGPGGQGVNTTDSRVELSWDLGGSSLLPPMLKERAAERLGHRLVQGVLTVTASEHRSQLRNREAAAARLAGLVASAIAAPPRVRRATRPSKGSVERRIAEKKRRGETKRNRRSYPD, from the coding sequence ATGCTGGGCGGCGTGGTGGATGACGTCCGGGTCAATGATCGGCTGACGATCCCGGCGGCCGAGCTCGCCTGGCGCTTCTCGCGCTCCGGCGGCCCCGGCGGCCAGGGGGTGAACACGACCGATTCGCGGGTCGAACTGTCCTGGGATCTGGGCGGATCAAGCCTGCTGCCGCCGATGCTCAAGGAACGCGCCGCCGAGCGTCTCGGCCATCGCCTGGTGCAGGGTGTGCTGACCGTCACCGCGTCCGAGCACCGCTCGCAGCTGCGCAACCGGGAAGCGGCCGCGGCCCGGCTGGCCGGGTTGGTCGCCTCGGCCATCGCGGCGCCACCCCGCGTGCGGCGGGCCACCCGGCCGTCCAAGGGCTCGGTCGAACGCCGCATCGCCGAGAAGAAACGCCGCGGCGAGACCAAACGCAACCGGCGCTCGTATCCCGACTGA
- a CDS encoding alpha/beta fold hydrolase codes for MALVVVLHGLAGSANEMAPLAARLTAAGHRVLVPDQRGHGHHERHPADVSRAAYVADVVALLDEPAFLVGQSMGAHTAMLTAAANPSLVRGLVMIEGGVGGSTDDYPERLRAYFASWPVPFADEAAARSFLGDRPITEAWIADFERRPDGLWPRFDPGVMKAAIAPVAAVARWREWESLTVPVLQILGEHGAIPPGEVERMAARRVVVPGVGHDVHLEAPDETARLILDFLAERPLAGGFVSDVVQIGETVRKSPPRDPEFVRRLLRHFELQDWSGAPRFLGIDDQGREMLSFVQGDVWWRPEHEPPSLRSPESLAAVARLVRQFQNWSSNREHERPAGASTGMTARIRPVGSDGSTTGTGMVVGADDLAGMFSRYGRDLQVYCTRRVGPQLAEDVVAETFLVAHERRDKFDPRRGELLGKLSRQWLVPGRWDLRF; via the coding sequence ATGGCGCTGGTAGTAGTTCTGCACGGCCTGGCCGGCAGCGCGAACGAGATGGCCCCGCTGGCCGCGCGTCTGACCGCGGCCGGCCACCGGGTCCTCGTGCCCGATCAGCGCGGCCACGGCCACCACGAGCGCCATCCGGCCGATGTGTCGCGTGCGGCCTACGTGGCCGATGTGGTGGCCCTGCTCGACGAGCCGGCCTTCCTCGTGGGCCAGTCGATGGGCGCCCACACCGCGATGCTCACGGCCGCGGCCAACCCTTCCCTCGTACGGGGTCTGGTCATGATCGAAGGAGGCGTGGGCGGCTCCACCGACGACTATCCCGAACGGCTGCGCGCCTACTTCGCCTCGTGGCCGGTCCCCTTCGCCGACGAGGCCGCGGCCCGGTCGTTCCTGGGCGACCGCCCGATCACCGAGGCCTGGATCGCCGATTTCGAACGGCGCCCCGACGGTTTGTGGCCCCGCTTCGACCCCGGCGTGATGAAGGCTGCGATCGCTCCCGTGGCCGCGGTGGCGCGCTGGCGCGAATGGGAGAGCCTGACCGTCCCGGTGCTCCAGATCCTCGGCGAACACGGCGCGATCCCGCCCGGCGAGGTCGAGCGGATGGCGGCCCGCCGGGTGGTCGTGCCCGGCGTCGGCCACGACGTGCACCTGGAGGCCCCCGACGAGACGGCCCGCCTGATCCTCGACTTCCTGGCCGAGCGACCGCTGGCCGGCGGCTTCGTCAGCGACGTCGTGCAGATCGGGGAGACCGTGCGGAAGTCGCCGCCCCGCGATCCCGAGTTCGTCCGCCGCCTGCTGCGCCACTTCGAGCTACAGGACTGGAGCGGTGCGCCGCGCTTCCTCGGTATCGACGATCAAGGCCGCGAGATGCTCAGTTTCGTTCAGGGCGACGTGTGGTGGCGGCCGGAGCACGAGCCGCCGTCGCTGCGATCACCGGAGAGCCTGGCCGCTGTCGCCCGGCTGGTCCGGCAGTTCCAGAACTGGTCGTCGAATCGGGAACATGAACGCCCCGCCGGAGCAAGCACAGGTATGACAGCGCGGATAAGACCTGTCGGATCGGACGGCTCCACGACCGGCACTGGGATGGTCGTGGGGGCGGACGATCTGGCCGGCATGTTCTCCCGGTACGGCCGGGACCTGCAGGTCTATTGCACGCGGCGGGTGGGACCGCAGCTCGCGGAGGACGTGGTCGCCGAGACGTTTTTGGTGGCGCACGAACGGCGGGACAAGTTCGACCCGCGGCGCGGCGAGCTGCTCGGCAAGCTGTCCCGCCAATGGCTCGTCCCGGGCAGGTGGGATCTGCGGTTCTGA